A single Pieris rapae chromosome 2, ilPieRapa1.1, whole genome shotgun sequence DNA region contains:
- the LOC110999166 gene encoding rab GTPase-activating protein 1-like isoform X5, with product MKELSSMPENRDGIAVSISVPVCSQGLVVLYQAESNGVMARYAVNRISFYARGAAGSPVASCFAFTWSHGETKESAVYRCHVFRCHIAEAVSQVSSCFAKAFERIPRSMASSLIGDSSAAPSMTGSLTEGSGSAAPPMQLMHVLECSVDIKETDAKGSFSHVPKERLGYKLRGGIDKQVTINVRQVTNNVPTDSEDVTLSYTGGLYIERCFGILLAPGRSVKHSDMQLLEMVSGAAGGSGCSVCALWNAGESALAAFNVAGGDGAPSFMSMALDLVIRGIRDPLRLVIETPVKVYPPSERFWYYSKRPLVQQFYINLRESVDSLGQLQYEVASVETSGELDRSRLNLPLSLSSLLPSPLSAAPAPPSPSEADSDGDEPLLSGTGEVSKDCGEDVLENWAQVLRSWAGPRPRALGPLVRAGVPEALRGEVWLRLADVDQNHKLMETYRTLISKDCPFEAVIQRDIARTFPAHDFFREAGGLGQDSLLRMARAYAVYDHEVGYCQGLSFLAATLLLHMPEEQAFCLLVRLMYGYGLRELYKDGFEALYMRLHQLDRLMEEQLSDLRAHFQELGVEPHMFASQWFLTVFTARFPLPLVYHILDVFLLQGVDTLFQVSLALLSRCKKDLMQHDFEGVLKYFRVTLPKKCRAEESSRQIVKLACGIKVKRLHKYQLEYEKFIKESAEEEKINVELERLKVINAQLQQDKDTLERQLAQSRNKLEDARKESSHHSAVARDYREICERLDRQLGRLQDCTKNCVGCSLKLAQREEEERRAGEGEEKTWSETEARLKQRVRELELELAQVKLAHVQAQCSNQELSHRLNSALNEMQSAMNQKQVVAPWLVRTLGSIVEAAQSRPSFQTYLPNSSCEPTPPVRRRPRPVPRDRGERRVSEPRGPDVLRRTRDPNAERRASLVEPGVSGGEREANGRSCDATTVRNLSLG from the exons ATGAAGGAGTTGAGCTCGATGCCCGAGAACAGAGACGGGATCGCGGTCTCCATATCCGTTCCGGTCTGCTCTCAGGGACTCGTCGT CCTCTACCAAGCCGAGAGCAACGGCGTGATGGCCCGCTACGCGGTCAACCGCATCTCCTTCTACGCCCGGGGCGCGGCGGGCTCCCCCGTCGCCTCGTGCTTCGCCTTCACCTGGTCCCACGGCGAGACCAAGGAGTCGGCCGTCTACAGGTGCCACGTCTTCAGGTGCCACATCGCCGAAGCCGTCAGCCAGGTGTCGA GTTGTTTCGCCAAAGCCTTCGAAAGGATACCGCGCTCCATGGCGTCTTCTCTGATCGGCGACTCGAGCGCCGCCCCTTCCATGACGGGGTCTCTGACCGAGGGCTCGGGCTCGGCCGCCCCGCCCATGCAGCTCATGCACGTGCTCGAGTGCTCCGTGGACATCAAGGAGACAGACGCCAAG GGCTCGTTCAGCCACGTTCCGAAAGAGCGCCTCGGGTACAAGCTGCGAGGAGGCATCGACAAGCAGGTCACCATTAACGTCAGGCAGGTCACGAACAACGTGCCGACGGACTCCGAAGACGTGACG CTGTCGTACACCGGAGGCCTCTACATCGAGAGATGCTTCGGAATACTCCTGGCGCCGGGCCGGAGCGTCAAACATTCGGACATGCAGCTTCTCGAAATG GTGAGCGGCGCCGCGGGCGGCTCGGGATGCTCGGTGTGCGCGCTGTGGAACGCCGGGGAGTCGGCCCTCGCGGCTTTCAACGTCGCCGGCGGGGACGGGGCTCCCTCCTTCATGTCGATGGCGCTGGACCTCGTCATCCGCGGAATCAGGGATCCGCTCCG ACTGGTCATAGAGACTCCGGTGAAGGTGTACCCGCCCTCCGAGAGGTTCTGGTATTACTCCAAGAGGCCCCTGGTGCAGCAGTTCTACATCAACCTGAGAGAG TCGGTGGACTCCCTGGGCCAGTTGCAGTACGAGGTGGCCAGCGTGGAGACCTCCGGGGAGCTGGACAGGTCCAGGCTGAACCTGCCCCTCTCGCTGTCCAGTCTTCTACCGTCGCCGCTCTCGGCCGCGCCCGCGCCGCCCTCGCCTTCGGAGGCAGACTCAG ACGGCGATGAACCTTTGCTGAGCGGAACCGGCGAAGTGTCCAAGGACTGTGGGGAAGACGTTCTGGAGAATTGGGCGCAAGTTTTGAGAAG CTGGGCGGGGCCCCGACCCCGAGCCCTGGGACCCTTGGTGCGAGCGGGAGTTCCCGAGGCCCTTCGGGGAGAGGTGTGGCTGCGTCTGGCGGACGTGGACCAGAATCACAAGTTGATGGAGACTTACAGGACGCTGATCAGCAAG GATTGTCCGTTCGAAGCGGTGATCCAGCGAGACATAGCGCGAACCTTCCCCGCGCACGACTTCTTCCGCGAGGCGGGCGGTCTGGGTCAAGACTCGCTGCTGAGGATGGCCAGGGCCTACGCGGTCTACGATCACGAAGTGGGCTACTGCCAGGGACTGAGCTTCCTGGCCGCGACGTTGCTGCTGCAC ATGCCGGAGGAGCAGGCCTTTTGTCTGTTGGTTCGTCTCATGTACGGGTATGGACTCCGGGAGCTGTACAAAGACGGCTTCGAAGCTCTGTACATGAGGTTGCATCAGCTCGATAGGTTAATGGAG GAGCAACTGTCCGATCTTCGCGCCCACTTTCAAGAGCTGGGAGTGGAGCCTCACATGTTCGCCTCCCAGTGGTTCCTCACGGTGTTCACGGCCAGGTTTCCTCTCCCGCTC GTGTACCACATCCTGGACGTGTTCCTGCTGCAGGGCGTGGACACACTGTTCCAGGTGTCTCTAGCCCTGCTCAGCCGCTGCAAGAAGGATCTCATGCAGCACGACTTCGAAGGGGTGCTCAAGTACTTTAG GGTCACTCTGCCGAAGAAGTGTCGGGCGGAGGAGTCGTCTCGGCAGATCGTGAAGCTGGCTTGCGGCATCAAGGTCAAGAGGCTGCACAAGTACCAGCTGGAGTACGAGAAGTTTATCAAAG AGTCGGCCGAAGAGGAGAAGATCAACGTGGAGTTGGAGAGACTCAAAGTGATCAACGCGCAACTGCAGCAGGACAAAGATACTCTGGAGAGGCAACTCGCGCAG AGTCGCAATAAGTTGGAAGACGCTCGGAAGGAGTCGAGCCACCATTCGGCCGTGGCGCGGGACTACCGAGAGATCTGCGAGAGGCTCGACCGGCAGCTGGGTCGTCTGCAG GACTGCACGAAGAACTGCGTTGGCTGCAGTCTGAAGCTGGCGCAGAGGGAGGAGGAGGAGCGCCGGGCGGGCGAAGGCGAGGAGAAGACCTGGAGCGAGACGGAGGCTCGGCTGAAGCAGCGGGTGCGGGAGCTGGAGCTGGAGCTGGCGCAGGTCAAGCTGGCGCACGTGCAGGCGCAGTGCAGCAACCAG GAACTCAGTCACCGGCTGAACTCCGCCCTCAACGAAATGCAGTCTGCGATGAACCAGAAGCAGGTCGTGGCGCCCTGGCTCGTCCGCACTCTCG GTTCGATCGTGGAGGCCGCGCAGAGCAGACCCTCCTTCCAAACGTACCTCCCGAACTCGAGTTGCGAGCCGACGCCGCCCGTCCGCCGGCGGCCCCGGCCCGTCCCGCGGGACCGCGGCGAGAGGCGCGTCTCCGAGCCCCGCGGCCCGGACGTCCTCCGCCGGACGCGGGACCCGAACGCCGAGAGGCGGGCCTCGCTCGTCGAGCCCGGCGTCTCCGGGGGCGAGCGGGAGGCGAACGGGCGGAGCTGCGACGCGACGACCGTCAGGAATCTGTCGCTGGGTTGA
- the LOC110999166 gene encoding rab GTPase-activating protein 1-like isoform X3, translating to MEFSSRTNEVLDPVEIDFFSDRSRTPSPTPVLTSNVCCDLEDILSDAISESLQGSLRVSCSQLINQELTIRPEANIESNVPEGLDLYTVIYEVESDSESKMADLNGPSAHTSTKDQDACRHVGGSKFYEVMEGSSAGNACIPSPTEKQDPTKPTESDDEEKKRDIDETTFASTVPLSPVSDVDQECTVFCGVSYLGAQNIADPKSETDIQRIMKELSSMPENRDGIAVSISVPVCSQGLVVLYQAESNGVMARYAVNRISFYARGAAGSPVASCFAFTWSHGETKESAVYRCHVFRCHIAEAVSQVSSCFAKAFERIPRSMASSLIGDSSAAPSMTGSLTEGSGSAAPPMQLMHVLECSVDIKETDAKGSFSHVPKERLGYKLRGGIDKQVTINVRQVTNNVPTDSEDVTLSYTGGLYIERCFGILLAPGRSVKHSDMQLLEMVSGAAGGSGCSVCALWNAGESALAAFNVAGGDGAPSFMSMALDLVIRGIRDPLRLVIETPVKVYPPSERFWYYSKRPLVQQFYINLRESVDSLGQLQYEVASVETSGELDRSRLNLPLSLSSLLPSPLSAAPAPPSPSEADSDGDEPLLSGTGEVSKDCGEDVLENWAQVLRSWAGPRPRALGPLVRAGVPEALRGEVWLRLADVDQNHKLMETYRTLISKDCPFEAVIQRDIARTFPAHDFFREAGGLGQDSLLRMARAYAVYDHEVGYCQGLSFLAATLLLHMPEEQAFCLLVRLMYGYGLRELYKDGFEALYMRLHQLDRLMEEQLSDLRAHFQELGVEPHMFASQWFLTVFTARFPLPLVYHILDVFLLQGVDTLFQVSLALLSRCKKDLMQHDFEGVLKYFRVTLPKKCRAEESSRQIVKLACGIKVKRLHKYQLEYEKFIKESAEEEKINVELERLKVINAQLQQDKDTLERQLAQSRNKLEDARKESSHHSAVARDYREICERLDRQLGRLQDCTKNCVGCSLKLAQREEEERRAGEGEEKTWSETEARLKQRVRELELELAQVKLAHVQAQCSNQELSHRLNSALNEMQSAMNQKQVVAPWLVRTLGH from the exons ATGGAGTTTAGTAGTCGCACTAATGAGGTTTTGGACCCGGTAGAAATTGACTTCTTCTCCGATCGATCGCGAACACCTAGTCCAACACCTGTCTTAACGAGTAATGTTTGTTGTGATTTGGAGGACATATTGAGCGAC GCAATTTCAGAGTCATTACAAGGATCTCTAAGAGTTAGTTGCAGTCAGTTGATTAATCAAGAATTAACTATAAGACCAGAAGCCAATATTGAATCAAACGTTCCCGAGGGGCTCGACTTGTATACAGTGATATACGAAGTAGAGAGTGATAGTGAAAGCAAAATGGCTGATTTGAATGGACCATCAGCACACACTTCTACTAAAGATCAG GATGCTTGCCGACACGTGGGTGGCTCGAAGTTCTACGAAGTGATGGAAGGGAGCAGCGCTGGGAACGCCTGCATTCCTTCTCCCACGGAAAAACAGGACCCCACCAAACCCACGGAGAGTGATGACGAAG AAAAAAAGCGCGATATCGATGAGACTACATTCGCCAGTACGGTGCCGTTGTCCCCAGTGTCGGACGTGGACCAAGAGTGCACCGTGTTCTGCGGCGTCAGCTACCTCGGAGCTCAGAACATCGCGGACCCCAAGTCGGAGACGGACATACAGAGGATCATGAAGGAGTTGAGCTCGATGCCCGAGAACAGAGACGGGATCGCGGTCTCCATATCCGTTCCGGTCTGCTCTCAGGGACTCGTCGT CCTCTACCAAGCCGAGAGCAACGGCGTGATGGCCCGCTACGCGGTCAACCGCATCTCCTTCTACGCCCGGGGCGCGGCGGGCTCCCCCGTCGCCTCGTGCTTCGCCTTCACCTGGTCCCACGGCGAGACCAAGGAGTCGGCCGTCTACAGGTGCCACGTCTTCAGGTGCCACATCGCCGAAGCCGTCAGCCAGGTGTCGA GTTGTTTCGCCAAAGCCTTCGAAAGGATACCGCGCTCCATGGCGTCTTCTCTGATCGGCGACTCGAGCGCCGCCCCTTCCATGACGGGGTCTCTGACCGAGGGCTCGGGCTCGGCCGCCCCGCCCATGCAGCTCATGCACGTGCTCGAGTGCTCCGTGGACATCAAGGAGACAGACGCCAAG GGCTCGTTCAGCCACGTTCCGAAAGAGCGCCTCGGGTACAAGCTGCGAGGAGGCATCGACAAGCAGGTCACCATTAACGTCAGGCAGGTCACGAACAACGTGCCGACGGACTCCGAAGACGTGACG CTGTCGTACACCGGAGGCCTCTACATCGAGAGATGCTTCGGAATACTCCTGGCGCCGGGCCGGAGCGTCAAACATTCGGACATGCAGCTTCTCGAAATG GTGAGCGGCGCCGCGGGCGGCTCGGGATGCTCGGTGTGCGCGCTGTGGAACGCCGGGGAGTCGGCCCTCGCGGCTTTCAACGTCGCCGGCGGGGACGGGGCTCCCTCCTTCATGTCGATGGCGCTGGACCTCGTCATCCGCGGAATCAGGGATCCGCTCCG ACTGGTCATAGAGACTCCGGTGAAGGTGTACCCGCCCTCCGAGAGGTTCTGGTATTACTCCAAGAGGCCCCTGGTGCAGCAGTTCTACATCAACCTGAGAGAG TCGGTGGACTCCCTGGGCCAGTTGCAGTACGAGGTGGCCAGCGTGGAGACCTCCGGGGAGCTGGACAGGTCCAGGCTGAACCTGCCCCTCTCGCTGTCCAGTCTTCTACCGTCGCCGCTCTCGGCCGCGCCCGCGCCGCCCTCGCCTTCGGAGGCAGACTCAG ACGGCGATGAACCTTTGCTGAGCGGAACCGGCGAAGTGTCCAAGGACTGTGGGGAAGACGTTCTGGAGAATTGGGCGCAAGTTTTGAGAAG CTGGGCGGGGCCCCGACCCCGAGCCCTGGGACCCTTGGTGCGAGCGGGAGTTCCCGAGGCCCTTCGGGGAGAGGTGTGGCTGCGTCTGGCGGACGTGGACCAGAATCACAAGTTGATGGAGACTTACAGGACGCTGATCAGCAAG GATTGTCCGTTCGAAGCGGTGATCCAGCGAGACATAGCGCGAACCTTCCCCGCGCACGACTTCTTCCGCGAGGCGGGCGGTCTGGGTCAAGACTCGCTGCTGAGGATGGCCAGGGCCTACGCGGTCTACGATCACGAAGTGGGCTACTGCCAGGGACTGAGCTTCCTGGCCGCGACGTTGCTGCTGCAC ATGCCGGAGGAGCAGGCCTTTTGTCTGTTGGTTCGTCTCATGTACGGGTATGGACTCCGGGAGCTGTACAAAGACGGCTTCGAAGCTCTGTACATGAGGTTGCATCAGCTCGATAGGTTAATGGAG GAGCAACTGTCCGATCTTCGCGCCCACTTTCAAGAGCTGGGAGTGGAGCCTCACATGTTCGCCTCCCAGTGGTTCCTCACGGTGTTCACGGCCAGGTTTCCTCTCCCGCTC GTGTACCACATCCTGGACGTGTTCCTGCTGCAGGGCGTGGACACACTGTTCCAGGTGTCTCTAGCCCTGCTCAGCCGCTGCAAGAAGGATCTCATGCAGCACGACTTCGAAGGGGTGCTCAAGTACTTTAG GGTCACTCTGCCGAAGAAGTGTCGGGCGGAGGAGTCGTCTCGGCAGATCGTGAAGCTGGCTTGCGGCATCAAGGTCAAGAGGCTGCACAAGTACCAGCTGGAGTACGAGAAGTTTATCAAAG AGTCGGCCGAAGAGGAGAAGATCAACGTGGAGTTGGAGAGACTCAAAGTGATCAACGCGCAACTGCAGCAGGACAAAGATACTCTGGAGAGGCAACTCGCGCAG AGTCGCAATAAGTTGGAAGACGCTCGGAAGGAGTCGAGCCACCATTCGGCCGTGGCGCGGGACTACCGAGAGATCTGCGAGAGGCTCGACCGGCAGCTGGGTCGTCTGCAG GACTGCACGAAGAACTGCGTTGGCTGCAGTCTGAAGCTGGCGCAGAGGGAGGAGGAGGAGCGCCGGGCGGGCGAAGGCGAGGAGAAGACCTGGAGCGAGACGGAGGCTCGGCTGAAGCAGCGGGTGCGGGAGCTGGAGCTGGAGCTGGCGCAGGTCAAGCTGGCGCACGTGCAGGCGCAGTGCAGCAACCAG GAACTCAGTCACCGGCTGAACTCCGCCCTCAACGAAATGCAGTCTGCGATGAACCAGAAGCAGGTCGTGGCGCCCTGGCTCGTCCGCACTCTCG GTCATTGA